A single genomic interval of Coccidioides posadasii str. Silveira chromosome 1, complete sequence harbors:
- the MAK5 gene encoding ATP-dependent RNA helicase (BUSCO:112937at4751~EggNog:ENOG410PGCH~COG:A~BUSCO:3496at33183) — protein MAQKRSHNHKDHTAKAIKRRKFNAATAKSSDDAAHDIVSVDQLDWKTVTLPDRLDDAEGFYGLEEIEGVDILRPSGGGEIKFRASKSKIKGILKNSTDKSGQPAEDWEEWSGFGDDSEGGDRTTFEAEKKAENHGKVNDRRTKTNHSNKEKESNTLPKDRGPRIKTDNGIKTGVSFAALQDEVEEDVDVSAWDSLDLSAELQTSLGRLKFSFPTPIQSACIPAVLQGHDVIGKASTGSGKTLAFGIPIVEYFLGKYRGGRAPTASEESESTKEPMALILSPTRELAHQLNKHLTDLVNHAPNTQVRIATVTGGLSIYKQQRLLADADIIIATPGRLWEVVGSMTGFLSKLKKIRFLVIDEADRLLSEGHFKEVEEILNAIDKVEITEEAYGERSEREPEPEPDEEKKAEPRQTLVFSATFHKGLQQKLSGKIRYRNDDLLDKKESMEYLLRKLNFREERPKFIDVNPISQMAENLKEGLVQCAPMDKDLLLYTLLLYHPKHRTLVFTNSISAVRRLTQLLQNLNLPTFALHSSMAQKARLRSVERFSSLSSDPSSILVATDVAARGLDIKGIDLIVHYHVPRTADTYVHRSGRTARASASGKSILICAPEETTGVARLVAKIHSNKKDSSATESKMEKKVPLQSVDLDRRIIDRLRPRVTLAKRITESILAKEKLSSEDDWLRSAAEDLGVDYDSDEFAEQQSKGKGKGRGRGGGRQAREQKAASLSKAELAGLKAQLRELVSKKVNVGISEKYLTAGRVDVDALLRGEGNDAFLGHVEKLSF, from the exons ATGGCGCAGAAGCGCTCTCATAACCACAAAGATCACACCGCGAAAGCCATCAAGCGACGCAAGTTCAATGCCGCGACTGCCAAGAGCTCCGACGATGCTGCGCACGACATCGTGAGCGTTGACCAGTTGGATTGGAAGACAGTCACGTTGCCCGATAGGTTAGACGATGCCGAAGGATTTTACGGCCTGGAAGAAATTGAGGGTGTGGACATTCTGAGGCCGTCTGGAGGTGGGGAGATCAAGTTCAGG GCCTCCAAAAGTAAAATCAAAGGCATTCTTAAAAACTCAACCGATAAGTCAGGCCAACCTGCGGAAGATTGGGAAGAATGGAGCGGGTTCGGCGACGACAGCGAAGGCGGGGACAGGACTACTTTTGAAGCCGAAAAGAAAGCTGAAAACCATGGAAAAGTTAACGACAGAAGAACAAAAACGAATCATTCAAACAAGGAGAAAGAGTCAAATACACTGCCAAAGGATCGAGGTCCTCGTATTAAAACAGACAACGGTATTAAGACAGGGGTATCCTTCGCCGCACTACAAGACGAGGTTGAGGAAGACGTTGATGTTTCCGCTTGGGATTCTCTAGATCTCAGTGCCGAACTACAGACTAGCCTTGGAAGACTCAAGTTCTCTTTTCCGACACCTATCCAGTCCGCATGTATCCCAGCCGTGCTTCAAGGTCATGATGTAATCGGGAAGGCGTCTACAGGATCTGGGAAGACTCTGGCATTTGGCATACCGATAGTTGAATATTTTTTAGGCAAGTATCGGGGCGGTCGAGCTCCGACTGCATCTGAAGAGAGCGAAAGCACGAAGGAACCCATGGCGCTAATACTGTCGCCAACGAGAGAACTCGCACACCAACTCAACAAGCATCTTACCGACTTGGTGAACCATGCCCCAAATACACAAGTTAGGATCGCAACAGTCACGGGTGGTTTGTCCATCTACAAGCAGCAGCGGCTACTCGCTGACGCTGATATCATCATCGCTACCCCGGGTCGGTTATGGGAAGTTGTCGGATCTATGACTGGGTTTCTGTCAAAGCTGAAAAAGATCAGATTTCTCGTCATCGACGAAGCTGATAGGTTGCTGAGTGAAGGTCATTTCAAAGAAGTGGAAGAAATACTAAACGCCATCGACAAAGTTGAGATCACTGAAGAGGCTTACGGGGAAAGGTCGGAGCGGGAGCCTGAGCCTGAGCCtgatgaagagaaaaaggcGGAGCCACGCCAGACGCTGGTCTTCTCAGCAACATTCCACAAGGGCCTACAACAAAAGCTCTCGGGAAAGATCCGATATAGGAATGATGACTTGCTTGACAAAAAGGAATCCATGGAGTACCTTCTTCGAAAGCTGAATTTTAGAGAAGAACGACCGAAATTCATCGATGTTAATCCGATCTCCCAAATGGCTGAGAACTTGAAGGAAGGTTTAGTCCAATGCGCGCCTATGGATAAG GATCTGCTTTTATACACCCTTCTCCTCTATCACCCCAAACATCGCACCTTAGTATTCACAAACTCTATCTCTGCTGTACGCCGCTTAACTCAATTACTTCAAAATCTTAATCTTCCTACTTTCGCGCTGCATTCATCAATGGCTCAGAAAGCCCGCCTCCGCTCCGTGGAGCGGTTTTCTTCCCTGTCATCAGATCCTTCGTCTATCCTCGTGGCCACTGATGTTGCCGCACGGGGACTTGACATCAAGGGAATCGATCTTATCGTTCATTACCACGTCCCCAGAACCGCGGACACATACGTGCACCGTTCAGGTCGAACAGCACGAGCTTCGGCATCCGGAAAGTCGATCCTAATATGCGCACCGGAAGAGACTACTGGTGTCGCTAGGCTCGTTGCCAAGATCCATTCCAATAAGAAAGACTCCAGCGCCACCGAGTCTAAGATGGAGAAAAAGGTTCCTTTGCAATCTGTAGACTTGGACAGGCGTATAATCGACCGCCTTCGCCCTCGTGTCACGCTTGCCAAAAGAATTACAGAGTCTATCCTCGCGAAGGAAAAGCTATCTTCTGAGGATGATTGGCTACGTTCCGCTGCCGAAGATCTAGGTGTTGATTATGATAGCGATGAATTTGCCGAACAGCAATCCAAGGGCAAAGGCAAAGGGCGTGGTCGTGGTGGAGGTAGACAAGCACGAGAACAGAAAGCCGCTAGTCTATCTAAGGCAGAGCTTGCGGGCTTGAAGGCACAATTGAGGGAATTGGTGTCCAAGAAAGTCAACGTGGGCATTAGCGAGAAGTATTTGACGGCGGGTAGAGTCGATGTGGATGCCCTATTGAGGGGGGAAGGGAACGATGCATTTCTTGGACATGTAGAAAAGTTGTCATTTTAA
- a CDS encoding uncharacterized protein (EggNog:ENOG410PID8~COG:J~BUSCO:10991at33183), with translation MGKSSKDKRDAYYRLAKEQNWRARSAFKLIQIDEQFDLFAHSDPDSVTRVVDLCAAPGSWSQVLSRVLIKGESFGRRAWEEKRKKQLRDLRRCEEETGRESFSEETQKKGDIDEDGSQILKPRKNVRIVAIDLQPMAPLDGITTLKADITHPSTIPLLLKALDPDLYSENENGNTSTPSPSRPHPHPVDLVLSDGAPDVTGLHDLDIYIQSQLLYAALNLAIGVLRPGGKFVAKIFRGRDVDLIYAQLKTVFEKVSVAKPRSSRASSLEAFVVCEGFIPPVDSSGESRASFENPIFGGARSGVPATAGATEVDNIRWIPPFIACGSLSAWDADASYELPPDHVSLDPIQPPTAPPYKRALELKKAKGGAYGKTKGVVYEF, from the coding sequence ATGGGTAAATCCTCCAAAGACAAACGTGATGCTTATTATCGTCTGGCCAAAGAGCAGAATTGGCGTGCCCGCTCCGCTTTCAAGCTAATTCAGATCGACGAACAATTCGACCTTTTCGCACACTCTGATCCGGACAGTGTGACACGTGTGGTGGACTTATGTGCCGCACCGGGGAGCTGGAGCCAGGTGCTTAGCCGGGTGCTGATCAAAGGGGAGAGCTTTGGACGAAGAGCTTGGGAAGAGAAGCGGAAGAAGCAATTGAGAGATTTGCGACGATGCGAAGAAGAGACAGGCCGAGAAAGTTTCAGCGAAGAGACTCAGAAAAAGGGAGATATCGATGAAGATGGATCGCAAATCCTTAAGCCACGGAAGAATGTCCGCATCGTCGCGATAGATCTCCAGCCCATGGCTCCTCTAGATGGAATCACGACTCTAAAAGCAGACATCACCCACCCGTCTACAATTCCGCTTCTACTCAAAGCTCTGGATCCGGACCTCTACAGTGAGAATGAAAATGGAAACACAAGCACCCCTTCCCCCTCCAGGCCGCACCCTCACCCGGTTGATCTCGTCCTCTCCGATGGTGCCCCCGATGTTACGGGCCTCCATGATTTAGACATATACATCCAGTCCCAACTCCTTTACGCTGCCTTGAATCTCGCCATTGGCGTGCTTCGCCCTGGAGGGAAATTTGTGGCGAAGATATTCCGTGGGCGAGACGTCGACCTCATCTATGCCCAGCTTAAAACCGTTTTTGAAAAAGTCTCCGTCGCCAAACCCCGAAGTAGCCGAGCAAGCAGCCTTGAAGCGTTCGTGGTTTGCGAAGGATTCATACCTCCGGTAGACAGTAGTGGAGAATCGAGAGCCAGTTTTGAAAATCCGATTTTTGGAGGTGCAAGGTCTGGGGTCCCAGCTACCGCGGGAGCCACTGAGGTCGACAATATACGGTGGATTCCACCGTTTATTGCTTGCGGGAGCTTGTCCGCTTGGGATGCTGATGCCTCGTACGAGCTCCCACCGGACCACGTCAGCCTTGATCCAATACAACCACCCACTGCACCTCCTTATAAGAGGGCGCTGGAATTGAAAAAGGCAAAAGGTGGCGCATATGGAAAAACGAAGGGAGTTGTGTATGAATTTTGA
- a CDS encoding uncharacterized protein (EggNog:ENOG410PFFN~COG:P), producing MENTVDKYNLRPHMRFGIECMGARWRSDIGQWEVTLRDLKTNIEYSRYATALVSAVGGISFPRDVKFKGMEKFQGKIFHTARWNHDFDYTGKKMAVIGNGCSAAQVVPALLSKAACVKQYGLN from the coding sequence ATGGAGAACACTGTGGATAAATACAACCTCCGCCCCCATATGCGCTTCGGGATCGAATGCATGGGCGCAAGATGGCGTTCTGACATTGGTCAATGGGAAGTAACGTTGAGAGATCTCAAGACAAACATCGAATACTCTCGGTATGCCACTGCACTGGTCTCTGCCGTTGGTGGTATTTCGTTTCCTCGCGATGTCAAGTTCAAAGGGATGGAGAAATTCCAAGGGAAGATATTTCATACGGCGAGGTGGAATCATGACTTCGACTACACAGGGAAGAAAATGGCTGTCATAGGAAACGGTTGCAGCGCTGCTCAGGTTGTCCCTGCTCTGTTGTCAAAGGCAGCATGTGTCAAACAGTATGGGTTAAACTAG
- a CDS encoding uncharacterized protein (EggNog:ENOG410PFFN~COG:P), with amino-acid sequence MPGPAAAKVRERVETQAKEYIHATAPEKYHDFIVPKFPLGESKSARSYPFITLVDPSSSGCKRRIFDPGYLQSLHASNIEVIPEGIKEITETGIISDSGVEHNFDAIVLATGFQVQQFLTPMEIVGSSGVSLRRQWEENRGAQAFLGTTVHNFPNFGILFGPNTFPAHNSVLFTCEVQVGYLARTILAPLIDRRVSIIDVKETRENVWVSDIHQQLQGSVFSAGCSNWYINEFGRNSASFPGYARNFWVQTWMTANGLDDYDVVKAERIGWVFRLASRWLRIWWRTKRRVSLTLLLTLWIVAGRRGKVARVINHILRVLSSRIRG; translated from the exons ATGCCTGGACCAGCGGCAGCGAAAGTGCGAGAGCGTGTGGAAACACAAGCGAAGGAGTATATCCATGCTACCGCGCCAGAAAAATATCACGATTTCATCGTCCCAAAATTTCCGCTCGGTGAGTCTAAATCAGCTCGCTCATATCCATTCATCACTTTAGTTGATCCGTCTTCGTCAGGTTGCAAGCGTCGTATATTTGACCCTGGTTATCTCCAGTCCTTGCACGCGTCAAATATCGAGGTTATCCCAGAAGGGATCAAAGAAATCACCGAAACAGGTATTATCAGCGACAGTGGTGTCGAACATAACTTTGATGCGATCGTTCTAGCAACCGGGTTTCAGGTACAGCAATTTTTAACTCCGATGGAGATCGTTGGGTCCAGTGGAGTATCTCTGCGCAGGCAATGGGAAGAGAATCGTGGCGCGCAAGCCTTTCTAGGTACAACAG TCCATAACTTCCCCAATTTTGGTATCCTATTTG GGCCAAATACATTCCCGGCCCATAACTCCGTTCTCTTCACCTGCGAAGTCCAGGTTGGATATCTCGCCCGTACCATCCTTGCGCCACTGATCGATCGTCGCGTCTCCATAATCGACGTGAAAGAAACCCGCGAAAACGTCTGGGTGAGCGATATTCATCAGCAGCTACAAGGTTCAGTATTCTCTGCTGGTTGTTCAAACTGGTATATTAATGAATTCGGGCGAAATTCCGCCTCATTTCCAGGATATGCGCGCAACTTCTGGGTGCAGACCTGGATGACTGCCAATGGACTTGATGACTATGATGTGGTAAAGGCAGAGCGAATTGGATGGGTGTTTAGATTGGCATCCAGGTGGCTAAGAATTTGGTGGAGGACGAAGAGGCGGGTTAGTTTGACGTTATTGTTGACACTCTGGATAGTTGCAGGGAGAAGGGGCAAAGTGGCGCGAGTAATTAACCATATCCTAAGAGTTCTATCTTCTCGGATCAGGGGCTGA